A genome region from Anolis carolinensis isolate JA03-04 chromosome 6, rAnoCar3.1.pri, whole genome shotgun sequence includes the following:
- the LOC100568123 gene encoding olfactory receptor 14A16 translates to MSNQSLILIEFFLHGFSDIQESQPFHFLAFLFIYLMAVIENLFIITVIIKSHHLHKPMYFFMANLAFQDLGSISVTVPKSMENSLKKINTISYSGCICQVFFLLFFTISHFYLLGIMAYDRYIAICNPLKYETIMNKKACIHMAMSTWICGFGLSSLYTGSLFTVSFCSNDVNQFFCEIPQLLKISCSDTYLIAFYVICAGSSISFIYISLIISSYIEIFRAVLKITSTQRKPKAFSTCLPHLIVIVLYIISGSLVYLRPMSRSLSTMDLVLSVFYCMLPPLMNPLIYSIRNRELKRAFWKLIGDL, encoded by the coding sequence ATGTCCAACCAATCATTAATTCTAATTGAATTTTTTCTGCACGGATTCTCTGATATTCAGGAATCCCAACCATTTCATTTCCTTGCTTTTCTCTTCATTTATTTGATGGCTGTCATAGAAAACCTTTTCATCATCACAGTAATCATCAAAAGTCATCACTTGCACAAACCCATGTACTTCTTCATGGCCAATCTGGCATTCCAAGACCTTGGCTCCATCTCGGTCACAGTCCCTAAATCCATGGAAAATTCACTGAAGAAGATCAACACCATTTCATACAGTGGATGCATCTGTCaagttttctttcttctcttcttcaccATATCTCACTTTTATCTCCTGGGCATTATGGCATATGACCGTTACATTGCCATCTGTAATCCGTTGAAGTATGAAACTATAATGAACAAGAAAGCATGCATTCATATGGCAATGAGTACATGGATTTGTGGTTTTGGCCTTTCTTCACTATATACTGGCTCTTTATTCACAGTCAGCTTCTGTTCCAATGATGTTAATCAGTTCTTCTGTGAAATCCCACAACTATTAAAAATTTCATGTTCTGATACATATCTAATTGCATTTTATGTCATCTGTGCTGgctcttccatatccttcatttatATTAGTTTAATAATCTCCTCCTATATTGAGATCTTCCGAGCAGTTCTAAAAATTACTTCCACCCAGAGGAAGCCAAAAGCCTTTTCAACTTGCTTACCACACCTTATTGTAATAGTTTTGTATATTATAAGTGGTTCATTGGTCTATCTAAGGCCAATGTCACGGTCCCTGTCAACCATGGATCTTGTGCTTTCTGTGTTTTATTGCATGTTGCCTCCATTAATGAACCCACTAATCTATAGTATCAGGAATAGGGAACTTAAAAGAGCATTTTGGAAATTGATTGGTGATCTTTGA
- the LOC100551552 gene encoding alpha-fetoprotein, with product MKRITCIFCLFWANFAEAESLTERHQILLERFTLLTHGGPFPEFTYLALIAQNVQRATYEEVMKITNGITELSKKCIPSDQADPECAKPLETVLFDNICNEQGLDDKYGFTECCGKVDEERKECFISHKNATLGFLPPFEELTPEEHCKAFQEDPTEAMRHYLYAIARRNPFTSVFIPFTIVQDLKDALTDRCQEGKQISCFDEKISNIRKELLTAIHLEKHSCHILKTFRKRAIMALKFVQLSQKFPKAEVLTIDKLAEDIARSQEKCCKGDTLECFLERANVTSYICSHQDTLSSKLEVCCQKPFLEQNACIMSMENDEKPADLSPDLREFMDKEDQCPRYAENQNPLLAELVYEYARRHPEFSAQLILRLGEEYEELLEKCCKTEKPKECLIQWEEFIQKHTADTLEAMKQTCERTDDSAFHNELLVRYAKKAPQLSFEELYEYNKGFIDAAAKCCKKDEAYKQICIDRYTNLVAGDICQRHEEHPINRKFGQCCEDSYINRQECFIGLGIDEEYVPLPFDPELFAFHGDFCLANTDQQVKQQRLLVNLIKHKPTITDEQLQVVVKEFLDMVTKCCEADNHEECFSAEGPKLIEMTRASLGEN from the exons ATGAAGCGGATAACATGCATATTTTGCCTTTTCTGGGCAAATTTTGCTGAAGCAGAATCCTTGACAGAAAGACATCAGATATTATTAG AAAGATTTACATTGCTCACCCATGGAGGACCATTTCCTGAATTCACATATCT TGCATTGATTGCGCAGAATGTGCAAAGAGCCACATATGAAGAGGTGATGAAAATTACAAATGGTATTACTGAACTTTCAAAGAAATGTATTCCCAGTGATCAAGCAGATCCAGAATGTGCAAAGCCCTTG GAAACTGTTCTCTTTGATAACATTTGCAATGAGCAAGGACTTGATGACAAATATGGATTTACTGAATGCTGTGGCAAAGtcgatgaagaaagaaaagaatgttTTATATCCCATAAAAATGCAACCCTGGGATTCCTTCCTCCCTTTGAAGAACTAACACCAGAAGAGCactgcaaagcttttcaagaaGATCCCACTGAAGCAATGAGACA ctaTCTCTATGCAATTGCCAGAAGAAATCCTTTTACAAGTGTTTTCATCCCCTTTACTATTGTTCAGGACCTTAAGGATGCATTGACAGACCGCTGCCAGGAAGGCAAACAAATTTCATGTTTTGATGAAAAG ATCTCAAATATCAGAAAGGAACTGTTGACAGCCATTCATCTGGAGAAGCACTCCTGTCATATCCTGAAGACCTTTAGGAAAAGAGCTATCATGGCATT AAAATTTGTTCAGCTCAGCCAGAAGTTTCCAAAGGCTGAAGTTCTTACCATTGACAAACTGGCTGAAGACATTGCACGTAGTCAAGAGAAGTGCTGCAAAGGTGACACACTGGAATGCTTCCTTGAAAGG GCAAATGTGACATCCTACATCTGTAGCCATCAAGATACTTTATCCTCTAAATTGGAAGTCTGCTGCCAAAAGCCATTTTTGGAACAAAATGCATGTATTATGAGTATGGAAAATGATGAAAAACCAGCAGATTTGTCTCCAGATCTCAGAGAGTTCATGGACAAGGAAGACCAGTGTCCACGCTATGCTGAGAATCAAAACCCTCTCCTGGCAGA GCTTGTTTATGAGTATGCCAGGAGACACCCTGAATTTTCTGCACAGCTGATTCTGAGGCTTGGCGAAGAGTATGAAGAATTGTTGGAAAAGTGCTGCAAAACTGAAAAGCCCAAGGAATGCCTCATCCAATGG GAAGAGTTCATCCAAAAGCACACTGCTGATACCCTAGAAGCAATGAAACAAACCTGTGAGAGAACAGACGATTCTGCCTTCCACAATGA GCTTCTTGTCCGCTATGCCAAGAAAGCACCACAGCTCTCTTTTGAGGAGCTCTATGAATATAACAAGGGATTCATAGATGCTGCTGCCAAATGCTGCAAGAAGGATGAGGCTTATAAACAGATATGTATTGACAGATAT ACAAATCTAGTGGCAGGCGATATATGTCAGCGACATGAAGAGCATCCCATCAACAGAAAGTTTGGCCAGTGCTGTGAGGACTCCTACATTAATCGTCAGGAGTGCTTTATTGGTTTAGGAATAGATGAAGAATATGTTCCTCTCCCATTTGATCCTGAATTGTTCGCCTTTCATGGAGATTTCTGCTTAGCCAACACAGATCAGCAAGTAAAGCAACAAAG GCTACTTGTCAACTTAATTAAACACAAACCCACCATCACAGATGAACAACTTCAAGTTGTGGTCAAAGAATTCTTAGACATGGTGACAAAATGCTGTGAAGCTGACAACCATGAGGAATGTTTTTCAGCAGAG GGTCCAAAACTAATTGAGATGACTAGAGCCAGCCTTGGAGAGAACTAA